Proteins encoded together in one Nostoc sp. PCC 7524 window:
- the psaB gene encoding photosystem I core protein PsaB → MAAKYPKFSQDLAQDPTTRRIWYAMAQGNDFESHDGMTEENLYQKIFATHFGHVAIIFLWASSLLFHVAWQGNFEQWIRDPLHIRPIAHAIWDPHFGKPAVEAFSQGGANYPVNIAYSGVYHWWYTIGMRTNNDLYIGSVFLLLLAALFLFAGWLHLQPKFRPSLTWFKSAEPRLNHHLAGLFGVSSLAWAGHLIHVAIPESRGVHVGWNNFLTTLPHPAGLTPFWTGNWGVYAQNPDTPGHLFGTAQGSGTAILTFLGGFHPQTESLWLTDMAHHHLAIAVIFIIAGHMYRTNFGIGHSIKEMLNARNFFGLRTEGQFNLPHHGLYDTYNNSLHFQLSIHLAALGTAASLVAQHMYSLPPYAFIAKDYTTQAALYTHHQYIAGFLMIGAFAHAGIFWVRDYDAEQNRGNVLDRVLQHKEAIISHLSWVSLFLGFHTLGLYVHNDVVVAFGTPEKQILIEPVFAQFIQAAHGKLLYGMDTLLSNPDSIAFTAYPNHGNVWLPGWLDAINAGTNSLFLTIGPGDFLVHHAIALGLHTTTLICVKGALDARGSKLMPDKKDFGFTFPCDGPGRGGTCQTSAWEQTFFLAFFWMLNLLGWVTFYWHWKHLGIWQGNVAQFNENSTYLMGWLRDYLWANSAQLINGYNPYGTSNLSVWAWMFLFGHLVWATGFMFLISWRGYWQELIETLVWAHERTPLANLVRWKDKPVAMSIVQGWLVGLAHFTVGYVLTYAAFLIAATAGKFG, encoded by the coding sequence ATGGCAGCGAAATATCCTAAATTTAGCCAGGATCTTGCTCAAGATCCAACTACGCGGCGTATTTGGTATGCAATGGCTCAAGGTAATGACTTTGAAAGCCATGATGGGATGACAGAGGAAAATTTATATCAGAAAATCTTTGCTACTCACTTCGGTCACGTAGCTATCATTTTCCTTTGGGCTTCTAGCTTATTGTTCCACGTCGCTTGGCAAGGTAACTTTGAACAGTGGATTAGAGATCCCTTACATATTCGTCCCATTGCCCATGCGATTTGGGACCCTCATTTTGGTAAACCAGCTGTAGAAGCTTTTAGCCAAGGCGGTGCTAACTACCCAGTTAACATTGCTTACTCTGGTGTCTATCATTGGTGGTACACCATTGGGATGCGAACCAATAATGATTTGTACATTGGTTCAGTGTTCCTGCTATTATTGGCGGCATTGTTTCTGTTTGCCGGTTGGTTACACCTACAGCCCAAATTCCGTCCGAGTTTAACTTGGTTTAAGAGTGCTGAACCTCGTTTAAATCACCACTTGGCAGGTTTATTTGGTGTTAGTTCTTTGGCTTGGGCTGGTCATTTAATCCACGTTGCAATTCCTGAATCACGGGGGGTTCATGTTGGCTGGAATAATTTTCTGACGACTTTACCTCATCCAGCTGGTTTAACACCCTTCTGGACGGGTAATTGGGGCGTGTATGCTCAAAATCCAGATACACCAGGGCATCTATTCGGAACTGCTCAAGGTTCAGGAACGGCGATTTTGACTTTTTTGGGTGGTTTCCATCCCCAGACAGAATCTCTGTGGTTGACTGATATGGCGCATCACCATTTAGCGATCGCAGTCATCTTCATTATCGCCGGTCATATGTACCGCACTAACTTCGGTATCGGTCACAGTATCAAAGAAATGCTTAACGCCAGAAATTTCTTTGGACTCCGCACTGAAGGTCAGTTCAACCTGCCCCACCACGGGCTTTATGATACCTATAACAACTCTCTGCATTTCCAGTTAAGTATTCACCTGGCAGCTTTAGGAACAGCAGCTTCCTTGGTAGCGCAGCATATGTACTCCTTACCGCCTTATGCCTTCATAGCTAAGGACTACACCACTCAAGCGGCGCTATATACGCACCATCAATATATTGCCGGGTTCTTGATGATTGGGGCATTTGCCCACGCGGGGATTTTCTGGGTTAGGGACTATGACGCAGAACAAAACCGAGGGAATGTCCTTGATCGCGTCCTCCAGCATAAAGAGGCGATTATCTCTCACTTAAGTTGGGTGTCGTTATTCCTAGGTTTCCATACACTGGGGTTATACGTTCACAACGACGTGGTGGTTGCCTTCGGTACACCAGAGAAGCAGATTTTGATTGAGCCTGTGTTTGCTCAATTTATCCAAGCTGCTCACGGTAAACTGCTGTATGGCATGGATACTCTGTTATCTAATCCAGATAGTATTGCTTTTACAGCCTATCCCAATCATGGCAATGTTTGGCTACCAGGTTGGTTAGATGCAATTAATGCTGGTACTAACTCTCTGTTCTTGACTATTGGCCCTGGTGATTTCTTAGTTCACCATGCGATCGCCCTAGGTCTGCATACTACTACACTAATTTGTGTGAAAGGTGCATTAGATGCCCGTGGTAGTAAATTAATGCCCGATAAAAAAGACTTCGGCTTCACCTTTCCCTGTGATGGACCAGGCCGGGGTGGTACTTGTCAAACTTCCGCTTGGGAACAAACCTTCTTCCTCGCCTTTTTCTGGATGCTGAACCTCTTGGGTTGGGTGACATTTTATTGGCATTGGAAGCATTTAGGTATTTGGCAGGGTAATGTAGCCCAGTTCAATGAAAACTCTACATATTTGATGGGTTGGTTGCGTGATTACCTTTGGGCTAACTCTGCACAGTTAATCAATGGCTATAACCCCTACGGTACAAGTAACCTCTCTGTATGGGCGTGGATGTTCCTCTTTGGACACCTAGTTTGGGCGACTGGTTTCATGTTCTTGATTAGCTGGCGTGGTTACTGGCAAGAGTTAATCGAAACCCTGGTTTGGGCGCATGAACGCACACCATTAGCCAACTTGGTACGTTGGAAAGATAAACCCGTGGCTATGTCAATTGTTCAAGGTTGGTTAGTCGGTCTAGCACACTTCACCGTTGGTTACGTCTTGACCTATGCCGCCTTCCTCATAGCCGCAACCGCCGGTAAATTCGGATAA
- the ndhI gene encoding NAD(P)H-quinone oxidoreductase subunit I has product MFKFLQEVSDYIQNSFLAGKYIGQGLSVTFDHMSRRPITVQYPYEKLIPSERFRGRIHFEFDKCISCEVCVRVCPINLPVVDWEFDQINKKKKLNHYSIDFGVCIFCGNCVEYCPTNCISFTEEYDICTYDRHELNYDNVAMGRLPYKVTNDPMVTPLRELVYLPKGVFNPHGVPDDAHRSGRLPSEILENDSDNTNT; this is encoded by the coding sequence ATGTTTAAATTTCTACAAGAAGTAAGTGATTACATCCAAAATTCATTTTTAGCAGGTAAATATATAGGGCAAGGACTATCGGTAACATTTGACCATATGAGCCGTCGTCCAATTACTGTCCAATATCCCTATGAAAAACTAATTCCCTCCGAGCGTTTCCGAGGGCGAATTCACTTTGAATTTGATAAGTGCATCTCTTGTGAAGTTTGTGTGCGTGTGTGTCCGATTAATTTGCCGGTAGTTGATTGGGAATTTGATCAAATCAACAAAAAGAAAAAACTTAATCACTACAGTATCGATTTTGGAGTCTGTATTTTCTGCGGTAACTGTGTGGAATACTGCCCAACCAACTGCATATCCTTCACTGAAGAATACGACATCTGCACATACGATCGCCACGAATTGAACTACGACAATGTAGCGATGGGAAGATTACCTTATAAGGTAACGAATGATCCGATGGTCACACCACTGAGAGAATTAGTGTACTTGCCAAAGGGAGTATTTAACCCTCACGGAGTCCCTGATGATGCTCATCGATCTGGTAGATTACCATCTGAAATTTTAGAAAATGATTCAGACAATACTAATACCTAA
- a CDS encoding DUF4142 domain-containing protein: MKLLKDNSTKQFTKLVGIVGASVAIAVTLYPQINQPATAKTITQNPPSETTNPQNQLNQIDKLFVLEATQAGIAEIEMAKLALQKSQNNSIRQYAQQMIKDHTDANQELTQLATQKGITPPTNTSPRYQAIIAQLSQLSDANFDQAYKDEAGINGHMENLIIHSRQIQLGQDQDLKALAAKNIRLIDAHLQMIDALSK, from the coding sequence ATGAAATTACTAAAAGACAATTCTACTAAACAGTTTACCAAACTGGTGGGTATAGTTGGAGCGAGTGTAGCGATCGCAGTTACTCTTTATCCCCAAATCAACCAGCCAGCAACAGCTAAAACAATCACTCAAAATCCGCCATCAGAGACTACTAACCCACAAAACCAGCTAAATCAAATTGATAAGTTATTTGTACTCGAAGCGACTCAAGCCGGAATTGCAGAAATCGAAATGGCAAAACTAGCATTACAAAAGTCTCAGAATAATAGCATTAGACAGTATGCCCAGCAGATGATCAAAGATCATACAGATGCTAATCAAGAATTAACCCAGTTAGCCACCCAAAAAGGTATTACTCCCCCAACTAATACAAGTCCCAGATATCAAGCTATAATTGCCCAACTATCACAATTATCCGATGCCAATTTTGACCAAGCGTATAAAGACGAAGCTGGCATTAATGGACATATGGAAAATCTGATTATTCATAGCCGACAAATACAGCTAGGCCAAGACCAAGACTTGAAAGCCCTTGCAGCCAAAAACATCCGCCTCATAGATGCACACTTGCAAATGATTGATGCGCTATCAAAGTAG
- a CDS encoding iron uptake porin, with protein MSNMVWKSLYVAPMLLGVNVIMAQVVSASPVAGDVKTQKDVGDNSSMSQMTSVSQLSDVQPTDWAFQALQSLVERYGCIAGYPNSTFRGNRAMTRYEFAAGLNACLNRINELIGTSTADLVTKEDLATLQRLQEEFAEGLTELRGRVDALEGRTATLESQQFSATTKLNAEVILTLGSVFGGDRALNSDQWRTINAQPAGTARENARANAYGAAGRDLQDNAIFSDRVRLNLVSSFTGKDRLFARLEATNTTAFNAPVTGTNMSRLGWDSTNNLDNSVQLGKLFYRFPVGERLNVIIDAIGGEFYDNFNTINPLLASAPTGAISRFGRFSPIYRASNTGSGSNIGSGISAIFKLSDAVTLSGGYIARRGNEPTPGRGLFDGSYGALAQLEFRPNKNFTLGLSYAHSYLSGGAGDVTVSGAYGSTFANTPFGAGVATSANHYGLQTSYIFNPQFILSGWVGYTQAIAEVSSGTNVNRGDQADIWNWAVTLAFPDLGKKGNLGGLIFGQPPKVSSNDFGPAVITPTTARREDTDTSFHLEALYRYQVNSNISITPGLIVIFNPEHNSNNDTIYTGVVRTTFRF; from the coding sequence ATGTCAAACATGGTATGGAAGTCTTTGTATGTCGCTCCGATGCTGCTGGGAGTGAATGTGATCATGGCTCAAGTTGTATCAGCATCTCCGGTAGCAGGAGACGTTAAAACACAAAAAGATGTAGGTGATAACTCATCGATGAGTCAGATGACATCTGTTTCGCAACTATCTGATGTGCAACCGACAGATTGGGCTTTCCAAGCGTTGCAATCGTTAGTTGAGCGTTATGGTTGTATCGCTGGATATCCCAACAGCACTTTCCGGGGTAATCGCGCTATGACTCGCTATGAGTTTGCGGCTGGGTTGAATGCTTGCTTGAATCGGATTAACGAACTGATTGGGACAAGCACGGCGGATTTAGTTACTAAAGAAGACTTAGCCACCCTGCAAAGATTGCAAGAAGAGTTCGCAGAAGGATTAACAGAACTCAGAGGAAGAGTTGATGCTTTAGAAGGACGTACCGCAACCTTAGAAAGTCAACAATTTTCTGCCACTACCAAGTTGAATGCAGAGGTAATTTTGACTCTGGGGAGTGTGTTTGGTGGAGATAGAGCTTTAAACTCTGATCAATGGCGAACTATTAATGCTCAACCGGCGGGAACTGCGCGAGAAAATGCTAGAGCTAACGCCTATGGAGCCGCAGGTAGGGATCTACAAGATAATGCTATTTTTAGCGATCGCGTCCGCTTAAATTTAGTCTCTAGCTTTACTGGCAAAGACCGCTTGTTTGCTCGTCTAGAAGCTACCAACACCACAGCTTTTAATGCTCCAGTTACAGGCACTAATATGAGTCGCTTAGGGTGGGACTCAACTAATAACTTGGATAACAGTGTTCAGTTAGGTAAGTTATTCTATCGCTTTCCTGTAGGTGAGAGACTCAATGTCATTATTGATGCCATTGGTGGGGAGTTTTACGATAACTTCAATACGATTAACCCTCTGTTAGCATCAGCTCCCACCGGTGCAATTTCACGGTTTGGTCGCTTCTCTCCCATTTATCGCGCCAGTAACACTGGTTCTGGGAGTAATATAGGTTCAGGAATCAGTGCTATTTTTAAGTTGAGTGATGCTGTCACCTTGTCGGGGGGATATATTGCTAGACGAGGCAATGAGCCTACACCTGGTAGAGGCTTATTTGATGGTAGTTATGGAGCATTGGCGCAGTTAGAATTCCGACCAAATAAAAACTTTACTCTGGGTTTAAGCTATGCCCATTCTTACCTGAGTGGTGGGGCTGGAGATGTGACGGTTTCTGGTGCTTATGGTAGTACCTTTGCTAATACTCCCTTTGGTGCTGGGGTTGCGACTTCCGCCAACCATTACGGTTTACAAACTAGCTATATTTTCAATCCCCAATTTATTCTTTCTGGATGGGTGGGATATACTCAAGCGATCGCTGAGGTTAGTTCTGGTACAAATGTGAATCGTGGTGATCAAGCAGACATTTGGAATTGGGCTGTAACTTTAGCTTTTCCCGACTTGGGTAAAAAGGGGAATTTGGGCGGGTTAATTTTTGGACAACCACCAAAAGTTAGCAGTAATGACTTTGGCCCTGCTGTTATAACTCCTACTACTGCTCGGCGTGAAGATACAGATACATCTTTCCATTTAGAAGCTCTGTATCGCTACCAAGTTAATAGTAATATCTCGATTACACCAGGGTTAATTGTCATATTTAACCCAGAACATAACAGTAATAACGATACCATCTATACAGGTGTTGTTCGGACTACATTCCGATTCTAG
- a CDS encoding molybdate ABC transporter substrate-binding protein, with product MKKQFCAFSLIACAVNVTLPTPVFAVTLYGAGSLRNSLTEVTQAFTAEYGIPVTTYFGPSGLTRAKIEDELSSNVKTADVFASADLGNPQQLFQQGLSHPVQNFTSNRMVAVVKPGLAGVTSNNLLDFLLNPNIKIGTSTPLADPSGDYAWQIFEKADVIQPGSSQILKDKALQLVGGNPSAPPVPTGENNLLYFLKTNPTADIFLAYYTSGKTAQELEAGQDLQIVELPDYLATKADYGLTILKNANPDGEKLAAYILSPKGQSILAKYGFSSPSTSIPEHQSAYGTVLALSVAFAIHKKLSVTKKSTVTSKV from the coding sequence ATGAAAAAGCAGTTTTGTGCCTTTTCATTGATAGCTTGTGCTGTCAATGTTACATTACCAACCCCAGTATTTGCCGTTACTTTATATGGTGCTGGTAGTTTGCGAAATAGCCTCACGGAAGTAACACAAGCTTTTACAGCAGAGTATGGCATTCCTGTAACTACATACTTTGGACCTTCAGGTTTGACGCGAGCCAAAATAGAAGATGAATTATCTAGCAATGTTAAAACCGCAGATGTCTTTGCCAGTGCTGATTTAGGAAATCCCCAACAACTATTTCAACAAGGGTTGAGTCATCCTGTCCAAAATTTCACTAGCAATCGTATGGTTGCTGTTGTCAAACCAGGGTTAGCTGGCGTGACATCAAATAACCTCTTGGACTTCCTGCTTAATCCCAACATCAAAATAGGCACATCAACACCACTAGCTGATCCTTCTGGAGACTACGCCTGGCAGATATTCGAGAAAGCCGATGTGATTCAACCAGGTAGTTCTCAAATTCTCAAAGACAAAGCCTTGCAATTAGTAGGTGGGAATCCCTCTGCACCACCAGTCCCCACTGGAGAAAATAATCTCCTTTACTTCCTGAAAACAAATCCAACGGCAGATATTTTCTTAGCCTATTACACCAGTGGTAAAACTGCTCAAGAACTAGAAGCAGGCCAGGATTTACAAATAGTAGAGTTACCTGATTATTTAGCTACTAAAGCTGATTATGGTTTAACTATATTGAAAAATGCTAATCCCGACGGTGAGAAATTAGCTGCATATATTCTCTCACCAAAAGGGCAATCAATTCTAGCGAAGTATGGATTTAGTAGTCCTTCTACCTCTATTCCAGAACATCAGAGTGCGTATGGTACTGTACTAGCTTTAAGTGTGGCTTTTGCCATTCATAAAAAGTTATCTGTTACTAAAAAATCAACGGTTACAAGCAAAGTTTAA